Proteins from a single region of Flavobacterium sp. YJ01:
- a CDS encoding CYTH domain-containing protein translates to MVEIERKFLVKSDDFKTQAFAQNKIAQGYLSSVPERTVRVRIKGHKGFITIKGIGQNSGMSRFEWENEIPLDEAQELLKLCEKGKIEKTRYEIKAGIHVYEVDEFYGENEGLVMAEIELNSEDEVFEKPEWLGEEVTNDQRYYNAYLSKNPFKDWQK, encoded by the coding sequence ATGGTCGAAATAGAAAGAAAATTTCTGGTAAAATCTGACGACTTTAAAACTCAAGCTTTTGCACAGAATAAAATTGCTCAAGGTTATTTAAGTTCTGTTCCTGAGCGTACTGTTAGAGTTAGGATTAAAGGTCATAAAGGCTTTATAACTATAAAAGGAATAGGTCAAAACAGCGGTATGTCTCGTTTTGAATGGGAAAATGAAATTCCGCTAGATGAAGCGCAAGAGCTTTTGAAACTTTGCGAAAAAGGAAAAATCGAAAAGACTCGGTACGAAATTAAAGCAGGAATTCATGTTTATGAAGTTGACGAGTTTTATGGAGAAAACGAAGGTTTAGTTATGGCAGAAATTGAATTAAATTCTGAAGATGAAGTTTTTGAGAAACCTGAATGGCTTGGTGAAGAAGTAACAAACGATCAAAGATATTATAACGCCTATTTAAGTAAAAATCCTTTTAAAGACTGGCAAAAATAA
- a CDS encoding YpdA family putative bacillithiol disulfide reductase, which produces MTESTYDIIIVGGGPIGLACAIEAEKKNLKYLIIEKGAIVNSIFNYPLYMTFFSTAERLEIGEIPFNCLAPKPGRQEALEYYRNIHRYFKFNINLFEKVIDVQKEKGVFQIKTDKQNYSSKNVVIATGFYDIPIEMNVLGESLPKVRHYYKEAHEYAFRKVLVVGANNSSVDAALECWRKGAEVTMVIRKNEINNRVKYWVKPDIENRIEEGSIKAYFESNITEIRENEVDIETPKGKITIENDFVLALTGYKPDLNFLENIGIQLSDDDLKIPNYNPETMETNIEGLFLAGVVCGGMQTHKWFIENSRIHASMIVDYITSK; this is translated from the coding sequence ATGACAGAATCAACATACGACATTATTATTGTAGGAGGCGGACCAATTGGTCTGGCTTGTGCGATAGAAGCAGAAAAGAAAAATCTAAAATATTTAATTATTGAAAAAGGAGCGATTGTAAACAGCATTTTCAATTATCCGTTGTACATGACTTTTTTTTCAACAGCAGAAAGATTAGAAATTGGCGAAATCCCATTTAATTGTTTAGCGCCAAAACCTGGGCGTCAAGAAGCTTTAGAATATTACAGAAATATCCATCGTTATTTTAAATTTAATATCAATTTGTTTGAAAAAGTAATCGATGTTCAAAAAGAAAAAGGTGTTTTTCAAATTAAAACCGATAAGCAAAACTATTCATCTAAAAATGTGGTGATTGCAACTGGATTTTATGATATTCCGATTGAAATGAATGTTTTAGGAGAAAGCCTTCCAAAAGTTCGTCATTATTATAAAGAAGCTCACGAATATGCTTTTAGAAAAGTTCTAGTTGTGGGAGCCAATAATTCTTCAGTAGATGCGGCTTTGGAATGTTGGAGAAAAGGAGCCGAGGTTACAATGGTTATTCGTAAAAACGAAATCAACAATCGTGTGAAATATTGGGTAAAACCAGATATCGAAAACCGAATTGAAGAGGGAAGCATCAAAGCTTATTTTGAATCTAATATTACTGAAATCAGAGAAAATGAGGTTGATATTGAAACTCCAAAGGGCAAAATTACAATTGAAAATGATTTCGTGTTGGCTTTAACAGGCTATAAACCAGATTTAAATTTCTTAGAAAACATCGGAATCCAACTTTCTGATGATGACTTAAAAATTCCAAATTACAATCCTGAAACCATGGAAACAAATATTGAAGGATTATTTCTTGCAGGCGTTGTCTGCGGCGGAATGCAAACACATAAGTGGTTTATTGAAAATTCAAGAATTCACGCCAGTATGATTGTGGATTATATTACTTCTAAGTAA